One segment of Arthrobacter sp. MMS18-M83 DNA contains the following:
- the argC gene encoding N-acetyl-gamma-glutamyl-phosphate reductase has translation MTISVAVSGASGYAGGEVLRLLAGHPDVTIGAITAHSNAGSRLGELQPHLHGLASRILEDTSVENLAGHDVVFLALPHGASAEIAAQLPEGTLVIDAGADHRLEDPLAWEKFYGSAHAGTWPYGLPELPGQREALKGAKRIAVPGCYPTSALLALTPGFANKLLQPDDVVIVSASGTSGAGKAAKVNLIGSEVMGSMSPYGVGGGHRHTPEIEQGLSNAAGEQVTVSFTPTLAPMSRGILSTATAKVKAGVTAAELRSAWSEAYDDEPFVHLLPEGQWPTTKSVQGSNHAVMQLAFDEHSGRVIVTCAIDNLTKGTAGGAVQSMNIALGLDESAGLNVQGVAP, from the coding sequence ATGACTATTTCTGTTGCCGTCTCCGGTGCCAGCGGCTACGCCGGTGGTGAGGTATTGCGCCTCCTGGCAGGCCATCCGGACGTCACCATCGGTGCCATCACCGCGCACAGCAATGCCGGTTCCAGACTAGGGGAGTTGCAGCCGCATCTCCATGGTTTGGCCAGCCGGATTCTCGAAGACACCAGCGTGGAGAACCTCGCCGGCCACGACGTCGTGTTCCTGGCGCTCCCGCACGGAGCTTCCGCCGAGATCGCCGCGCAACTGCCGGAAGGCACGCTGGTGATCGACGCCGGCGCGGACCACCGGCTCGAAGACCCCCTTGCGTGGGAAAAGTTCTACGGCTCGGCCCATGCGGGCACCTGGCCCTATGGGCTGCCGGAACTCCCCGGCCAGCGTGAAGCCCTCAAAGGCGCCAAGCGCATTGCGGTACCCGGGTGCTACCCGACGTCGGCCCTTCTCGCCCTCACTCCCGGTTTCGCCAACAAGCTCCTCCAGCCGGACGACGTCGTGATTGTTTCGGCCTCCGGCACCTCGGGTGCGGGCAAGGCAGCCAAGGTCAACCTCATCGGCTCCGAAGTCATGGGCTCCATGAGTCCCTACGGTGTGGGAGGCGGCCACCGCCACACCCCCGAGATCGAGCAAGGGCTTTCCAATGCCGCCGGTGAACAAGTCACCGTGTCCTTCACTCCCACCCTTGCGCCCATGAGCCGCGGCATACTGAGCACGGCAACGGCCAAGGTCAAGGCAGGCGTCACCGCAGCCGAACTCCGCAGTGCCTGGTCCGAAGCCTACGACGACGAACCCTTCGTCCACCTGCTTCCTGAAGGCCAGTGGCCCACCACCAAGTCGGTGCAGGGTTCCAACCATGCAGTCATGCAGTTGGCTTTCGACGAACACTCCGGCCGCGTAATTGTCACGTGCGCCATCGACAATCTGACCAAGGGGACCGCCGGCGGCGCTGTGCAGTCCATGAACATCGCCCTCGGCCTTGACGAATCCGCAGGCCTCAACGTCCAAGGAGTTGCACCGTGA
- the argJ gene encoding bifunctional glutamate N-acetyltransferase/amino-acid acetyltransferase ArgJ: MTITAPQGFRAAGVKAGIKASGNPDLALVVNDGPLKAAAAVFTSNRVAAAPVHWSRQVVSDGRVDAVVLNSGGANACTGPQGFQNTHATAEKVAAVLGISASDVVVCSTGLIGEQLPMDKIIPGIDAAFAELSDDGGLAAATAIMTTDSVAKEAVFAGTDAEGKTFTVGGIAKGAGMLAPGLATMLVVLTTDAQVQAEELDVVLRDATRVTFDRTDSDGCMSTNDTVVLLASGASEAIPSAEQLGSGITQVCAELARKLIGDAEGASHDIAIRTFNAASERDAEIVSRSVARSNLFKTAIFGKDPNWGRVLSSVGTTDAVFEPDQLNVSMNGIQICRNGGIGEDRSLVDLEPREVLVEIDLQAGDAEATIWTNDLTHDYVHENSAYSS, from the coding sequence GTGACCATCACCGCCCCCCAGGGATTCCGGGCCGCCGGCGTCAAAGCAGGCATCAAGGCGTCGGGCAATCCTGACCTCGCCTTGGTCGTCAACGACGGCCCTCTCAAAGCGGCAGCAGCCGTTTTCACATCCAACCGCGTGGCCGCGGCTCCCGTGCATTGGTCCCGCCAAGTGGTCTCCGACGGGCGGGTGGATGCAGTGGTACTGAATTCCGGCGGGGCAAACGCGTGCACCGGGCCACAGGGATTCCAAAATACGCACGCAACCGCAGAAAAAGTGGCGGCTGTCCTCGGGATCTCCGCCTCCGACGTCGTGGTCTGCTCCACCGGCCTCATCGGTGAGCAACTTCCCATGGACAAGATCATCCCGGGCATTGACGCAGCTTTTGCGGAACTCTCCGACGACGGCGGCCTGGCCGCCGCTACGGCGATCATGACCACGGACAGCGTTGCCAAGGAAGCTGTCTTCGCCGGCACCGACGCCGAAGGCAAGACCTTCACGGTCGGGGGCATCGCGAAGGGGGCCGGCATGCTGGCACCGGGCCTCGCGACAATGCTGGTGGTGCTCACCACGGATGCCCAGGTCCAGGCGGAAGAGCTCGACGTCGTGCTCCGCGACGCCACGCGCGTCACCTTCGACCGCACGGACTCGGACGGTTGCATGTCCACGAACGACACCGTGGTCTTGCTGGCCTCCGGGGCCTCCGAGGCCATCCCGTCCGCTGAACAGCTTGGTTCCGGCATCACCCAGGTGTGTGCCGAACTTGCCCGCAAGCTGATCGGCGACGCCGAAGGTGCCAGCCACGACATTGCCATCCGTACGTTCAACGCGGCCAGCGAACGTGACGCCGAAATCGTCAGCCGTTCCGTGGCCCGCTCCAATCTGTTCAAGACCGCCATCTTCGGCAAGGACCCGAACTGGGGCCGGGTCCTGTCCTCGGTGGGCACCACGGACGCCGTCTTCGAACCGGACCAGCTCAACGTCTCTATGAACGGCATCCAGATCTGCCGTAACGGCGGCATCGGCGAGGACCGCAGCCTCGTGGATCTTGAGCCCCGCGAGGTACTTGTGGAAATCGACCTGCAGGCCGGCGACGCGGAGGCCACCATCTGGACCAACGACCTCACGCACGACTACGTGCACGAGAACAGCGCCTACTCGAGCTAG
- a CDS encoding fatty acid desaturase family protein → MSPTSTTERPIRSVRQPNAVVLSYSELLKTVRAEGLLKRRVGFYITVFAALVLLLTGTWFGFALIGPSWYQLLIAAALGILCTQLSFLAHEAGHRQIFASRRANDWSARILATSVAGISYSWWEQKHGAHHNNPNVISKDPDIKTGALAFHVEAAAGRQGRFAFLTRRQGWFFFPLLMLLGISLQWESLMYILRPGAIKHRWVETPILLARLLALPALAFTFLPVGMAFAFLGVQIMVYGFYMGASFAPNHKGMPVLPTDSRVDFLRRQILTARNISGGPFMNILLGGLNHQAEHHLFPDMARPHLRRASEIVRSYCEEHSIPYTETTLMQSYGIVVRYLNEVGLAAGRGFDCPVASAHGRG, encoded by the coding sequence ATGTCACCGACTTCCACCACTGAACGTCCCATTAGGAGCGTCCGGCAGCCAAACGCTGTCGTGCTCAGCTATTCCGAACTCCTCAAGACGGTCCGCGCGGAAGGGCTTTTGAAGCGCCGCGTTGGCTTCTATATCACCGTTTTTGCGGCCCTGGTCCTCTTGCTGACCGGCACCTGGTTTGGCTTCGCGCTGATCGGCCCCAGCTGGTACCAACTCCTCATCGCCGCAGCCCTGGGCATCCTCTGCACCCAGTTGAGCTTCCTGGCCCATGAGGCCGGTCACCGTCAGATTTTTGCCTCCCGCAGAGCCAATGACTGGTCCGCCCGCATCCTGGCCACTTCGGTTGCCGGCATCAGTTACTCCTGGTGGGAGCAGAAGCACGGCGCACACCACAACAACCCCAACGTGATTTCCAAAGACCCGGACATCAAGACCGGAGCCTTGGCTTTCCACGTTGAAGCCGCTGCCGGCAGGCAAGGACGCTTCGCGTTCCTCACCCGCAGGCAAGGCTGGTTCTTCTTCCCGCTCCTCATGTTGCTGGGCATCAGCCTGCAGTGGGAGTCCCTGATGTACATCCTCCGGCCCGGAGCCATCAAGCACCGCTGGGTGGAGACCCCCATCCTTCTGGCACGGCTCCTCGCACTCCCGGCCCTCGCGTTCACCTTCCTCCCTGTGGGCATGGCCTTCGCCTTCCTAGGCGTCCAGATCATGGTGTACGGCTTCTACATGGGCGCTTCCTTCGCGCCCAACCACAAGGGAATGCCGGTCCTGCCTACCGACTCCCGCGTCGATTTCCTGCGTCGCCAGATCCTGACTGCCAGGAACATCTCCGGCGGACCCTTCATGAACATCCTGCTGGGCGGCCTCAACCACCAGGCCGAACACCACCTGTTCCCGGACATGGCCCGCCCCCACCTGCGCCGCGCCTCGGAGATCGTTCGAAGCTACTGCGAAGAGCACTCCATTCCCTATACCGAAACCACCCTGATGCAGTCATACGGAATCGTCGTGCGCTACCTCAATGAGGTGGGACTCGCCGCCGGCCGCGGCTTTGACTGCCCAGTGGCTTCCGCGCACGGCAGAGGCTGA
- a CDS encoding arginine repressor yields MSTHPASHGASPATKTARQARITSILTGESVRSQAELAALLADDGVQVTQATLSRDLVELGAVRVRGKDGALVYAVPGEGGDRNAKSGITQEILDARLSRLCGELLVTAEASGNIVVLRTPPGAANFLALAIDHSVMPSVLGTIAGDDTLLLVARDPDGGAELAARFLQLAQEAGPGN; encoded by the coding sequence GTGTCCACCCATCCGGCGTCGCATGGCGCCAGCCCCGCCACCAAGACTGCCCGGCAGGCGCGGATCACCTCGATCCTGACCGGTGAGTCCGTGCGCTCGCAGGCAGAGCTCGCAGCCCTTCTGGCGGACGACGGCGTCCAGGTCACCCAGGCGACCCTCTCCAGGGACCTGGTGGAACTGGGGGCGGTTCGCGTGCGAGGCAAGGACGGCGCACTGGTCTACGCGGTGCCCGGCGAGGGTGGTGACCGCAATGCCAAGAGCGGTATCACCCAGGAAATCCTGGACGCGCGCCTGTCGCGGCTCTGCGGGGAGCTGCTGGTCACCGCGGAGGCTTCGGGCAATATCGTGGTGCTGCGGACGCCGCCAGGTGCCGCCAACTTCCTGGCCCTGGCCATCGACCACTCGGTGATGCCGTCTGTATTGGGTACGATCGCAGGCGACGACACCTTGCTTTTGGTTGCCAGGGATCCCGACGGCGGGGCCGAATTGGCAGCCCGGTTCCTCCAACTGGCCCAGGAAGCCGGACCGGGAAACTAA
- the argF gene encoding ornithine carbamoyltransferase has translation MNTTRHFLKDTDLTPAEQAEVLELAVRMKAAPYSVQPFAADGNGRKTVAVIFDKTSTRTRVSFATGIADMGGNALIINPGEAQIGHKESVEDTAKVLERMVSTIVWRTGAHSGLVAMAENSKVPVINALCDDYHPCQLLADLLAVKEHKGELAGLTMAYLGDAANNMANSYLLAGVTAGMHVRISGPEGYLPAADIVAAAEERAAETGGSVLITTDAAEALRGADVVATDTWVSMGQEAEKEARMQLFRGYSVNEAAMELAAPDAVVLHCLPAYRGYEISAGVIDGPQSIVWDEAENRLHAQKALMAWLMHRSGLAFVDGLSPVEGAVSPGKGAAESTF, from the coding sequence GTGAATACCACCCGTCACTTCCTCAAGGACACGGACCTCACACCGGCCGAGCAAGCCGAGGTGCTGGAGCTCGCAGTCCGGATGAAGGCCGCACCGTATAGCGTCCAACCGTTCGCAGCGGACGGCAACGGACGCAAGACCGTCGCCGTCATCTTCGACAAGACCTCCACCCGTACCCGGGTGTCCTTTGCCACTGGCATCGCGGACATGGGCGGCAACGCGCTCATCATCAATCCGGGCGAGGCGCAGATCGGCCACAAGGAGTCCGTTGAGGACACCGCGAAGGTACTCGAACGCATGGTCTCGACCATCGTCTGGCGCACCGGCGCGCACTCCGGCCTCGTGGCGATGGCCGAGAACTCCAAGGTTCCCGTCATCAACGCTCTCTGCGACGATTACCACCCGTGCCAGCTCCTGGCGGACCTCCTGGCGGTCAAGGAGCACAAAGGCGAACTTGCCGGACTCACCATGGCCTACCTCGGCGACGCCGCGAACAACATGGCCAACTCGTACCTCCTGGCGGGCGTCACGGCGGGGATGCACGTCAGGATCTCGGGGCCGGAAGGCTATCTGCCGGCCGCTGACATCGTGGCTGCAGCCGAGGAACGGGCCGCAGAGACCGGTGGTTCCGTGCTCATCACCACTGACGCCGCAGAAGCCCTTCGGGGGGCCGACGTCGTCGCCACAGACACATGGGTGTCCATGGGCCAGGAAGCCGAAAAGGAAGCCCGGATGCAGCTCTTCCGCGGGTACTCCGTGAACGAGGCCGCCATGGAGCTAGCCGCACCGGACGCCGTCGTGCTTCATTGCCTGCCCGCCTACCGCGGCTACGAGATCTCCGCCGGTGTTATCGACGGGCCGCAGTCCATCGTCTGGGACGAAGCAGAGAACCGCTTGCACGCCCAGAAGGCGCTCATGGCCTGGCTCATGCACAGATCGGGACTCGCATTCGTCGACGGGCTTTCCCCCGTTGAAGGCGCTGTTTCTCCTGGAAAAGGCGCTGCGGAGAGCACGTTCTAG
- a CDS encoding acetylornithine transaminase yields MNANEAELVETPADAIAGHSTGSDWLARYSSSLMGVFGTPQRVLVRGAGALVWDADGKEYLDLLGGIAVNALGHAHPFVTSVISSQLATLGHVSNFFTSPTQIALAEKLLSITNAPAGSKVFFANSGTEANEAAFKLARRNSEAPAGAKSAKRTKIIALEGAFHGRTMGALALTAKEAYRTPFEPLPGGVVHIPFGDIEALRAAVDETTAAVFLEPIQGEAGVRPLSVEYLLAAREATTAAGALLILDEVQTGIGRTGKWLASEDAGIVPDAVTLAKGLGGGFPVGALITFGAPTSSLLTAGQHGTTFGGNPVATAAALATLHAIESQGVLENVLTVGARLRAGLSDVDGVAEVRGEGLLIGFDLDAEIAPAMVTAALDAGFIINSPGPRTIRLAPPLILTTEQADRFLEALPGIIRAAAAQTAASLTTAPQTAAPLTAKDAQ; encoded by the coding sequence ATGAACGCCAACGAAGCAGAACTGGTCGAGACGCCCGCAGACGCTATAGCCGGGCACAGCACGGGATCCGACTGGCTGGCCCGCTATTCTTCGTCCCTCATGGGCGTCTTCGGCACCCCGCAGCGTGTTTTGGTCCGCGGTGCAGGGGCCCTTGTGTGGGACGCCGACGGCAAGGAATACCTCGATCTCCTGGGCGGCATTGCCGTGAACGCCCTGGGCCACGCCCACCCCTTCGTCACGTCGGTCATCTCCAGCCAGCTCGCCACTCTGGGGCACGTCTCCAACTTCTTCACGAGCCCTACGCAGATCGCGCTCGCTGAGAAGCTCCTGTCCATCACCAACGCTCCCGCGGGTTCCAAGGTATTTTTCGCCAACTCCGGAACCGAAGCCAATGAGGCCGCCTTCAAGCTGGCTCGGCGCAACAGTGAAGCGCCCGCCGGTGCAAAATCAGCAAAGCGCACCAAGATCATCGCACTCGAAGGCGCCTTCCACGGCCGCACGATGGGCGCCTTGGCCCTGACCGCCAAGGAAGCCTACCGGACGCCGTTCGAACCGTTGCCCGGCGGCGTGGTCCACATCCCGTTCGGCGACATCGAAGCCCTCCGCGCCGCCGTCGACGAAACGACGGCTGCCGTGTTCCTCGAGCCCATCCAAGGCGAGGCGGGCGTCCGCCCGCTCAGCGTCGAATACCTTCTCGCGGCCCGCGAAGCCACCACCGCTGCCGGCGCGCTGCTGATCCTGGACGAGGTCCAGACCGGCATCGGGCGCACCGGCAAGTGGCTGGCCAGCGAAGACGCCGGAATCGTCCCCGACGCCGTGACCCTCGCCAAGGGCCTGGGCGGCGGCTTCCCGGTTGGCGCGCTCATCACCTTCGGAGCGCCGACGTCGTCGCTCCTGACAGCGGGCCAGCACGGCACTACTTTCGGCGGGAACCCGGTGGCCACGGCCGCCGCCCTCGCCACCTTGCATGCCATCGAAAGCCAGGGCGTACTGGAAAACGTGCTCACCGTCGGCGCGCGGCTGCGGGCCGGCCTGTCCGACGTCGACGGCGTCGCGGAAGTCCGCGGGGAAGGCCTCCTGATCGGTTTCGATCTCGACGCCGAGATCGCGCCCGCCATGGTGACCGCCGCGCTCGACGCTGGTTTCATTATCAACAGCCCCGGCCCGCGCACCATCCGGCTGGCTCCGCCACTCATCCTGACGACGGAACAAGCCGACCGTTTCCTTGAGGCGCTGCCGGGCATCATCCGGGCGGCAGCCGCCCAGACCGCTGCATCTCTGACCACTGCTCCCCAGACCGCTGCACCCCTGACCGCTAAGGACGCACAGTGA
- the argB gene encoding acetylglutamate kinase: MTAHTRENTSMSDAQDKAATLIEALPWIQRFAGTTMVIKYGGNAMVNEELRRAFAEDIVFLHHVGIHPVVVHGGGPQINSMLSRLGIESEFKGGLRVTTPEAMDVVRMVLTGQVGRELVGLINSHGPYAVGMSGEDGGLLRAVRTGTVVDGEEIDLGLVGEVVGVDPTGIEDILDAGRIPVISTVAPEITDEGDGTGSTTGQVLNVNADTAAAAVASALGASKLVILTDVEGLYANWPDKSSLISSLTATELREMLPRLESGMIPKMAACLKAIDEGVERAHIVDGRLPHSMLLETFTTAGIGTQVVPDEEVNS; this comes from the coding sequence ATGACTGCGCACACCCGCGAAAACACGTCCATGAGTGATGCCCAGGACAAGGCGGCGACCCTGATTGAGGCGTTGCCCTGGATCCAGCGCTTCGCCGGCACCACCATGGTGATCAAGTACGGCGGAAACGCCATGGTCAACGAAGAACTCCGCCGCGCCTTCGCCGAGGACATCGTCTTCCTGCACCACGTGGGCATCCACCCCGTCGTGGTTCACGGTGGTGGCCCGCAAATCAATTCGATGCTCAGCAGGCTCGGCATTGAATCCGAATTCAAGGGCGGCCTGCGCGTCACCACCCCCGAGGCCATGGACGTGGTCCGCATGGTGCTCACCGGACAAGTGGGACGCGAACTCGTTGGTCTCATCAACTCCCACGGACCCTATGCAGTCGGGATGTCCGGTGAAGACGGCGGTCTGCTGCGCGCCGTGCGCACCGGCACGGTGGTGGACGGCGAGGAAATAGACCTCGGCCTGGTGGGCGAGGTAGTGGGCGTTGATCCCACGGGTATCGAGGACATCCTCGACGCCGGCCGCATCCCGGTGATTTCCACGGTTGCCCCCGAGATCACTGACGAAGGGGACGGCACAGGCTCCACCACTGGCCAGGTCCTCAACGTCAACGCGGACACGGCTGCAGCTGCGGTCGCCTCTGCGCTGGGCGCGTCAAAGCTCGTTATCCTGACCGACGTCGAAGGACTCTATGCCAACTGGCCGGACAAGTCATCGCTCATCTCTTCGCTGACGGCCACGGAATTGCGGGAGATGTTGCCCCGACTGGAGTCCGGCATGATCCCCAAAATGGCGGCCTGCCTGAAGGCCATTGATGAAGGAGTGGAGCGGGCGCACATCGTGGATGGCCGCTTGCCGCACTCCATGCTCCTGGAAACCTTTACGACCGCGGGCATCGGAACCCAGGTTGTCCCCGACGAGGAAGTGAACTCATGA